In Desulfovibrio desulfuricans DSM 642, the sequence GCGCTGAAAACGGTGTAACAGTGTCGTGGTTGACCCAATATGGGCGGTTTTTGGCATCCATGCACGGGCCAGTGAGCGGCAATGTGCTGTTGCGGCGTGAGCAATACCGCCGTGCGGATGATGATGCGGCGTCTGCCGCCATTGCCTCCGCTATGGTAATCGGCAAAATCGCCAATTGCCGCACGGTGCTGATGCGCGCAGCGCGCGAGAGGCCGACTGCAAGTCTTGACGCAGCAGTGGCCCGGCTGGCCCAATGCCTTGCCCGCCTGCGCGAGCCTTTGCCGCTCAATATGGTGCGCGGCGTTGAAGGTGAGGCGGCGCAAGTGTATTTTGGCGTATTTGCCAACCTTATTCAGGCAAAAGACACCGCCTTCCGCTTTGATGGCCGCAACCGCCGTCCACCTCTCGATGCTGTTAACTGCCTTCTTTCCTTTCTATATACACTTCTGGCGCACGATGTTCGCGGGGCGCTGGAAAGCTGCGGGCTTGATCCTGCTGTGGGCTTTTTGCACCGCGACAGGCCCGGACGCCCCAGTCTGGCTCTGGACATAATGGAAGAATTTCGCCCGTATTTGGCAGATCGTCTGGCTTGCACGCTTATCAACCGCGGGCAAGTGAAGGCCAAAGGCTTTCGTAAAACAGAATCGGGCGCGGTGATTATGGACGATGCCACGC encodes:
- the cas1c gene encoding type I-C CRISPR-associated endonuclease Cas1c; protein product: MKPLLNTLFVTTQESYLAKDGECVAVYQGDALKGKIPIHTLCGLVLFGQISCSPFLLGHCAENGVTVSWLTQYGRFLASMHGPVSGNVLLRREQYRRADDDAASAAIASAMVIGKIANCRTVLMRAARERPTASLDAAVARLAQCLARLREPLPLNMVRGVEGEAAQVYFGVFANLIQAKDTAFRFDGRNRRPPLDAVNCLLSFLYTLLAHDVRGALESCGLDPAVGFLHRDRPGRPSLALDIMEEFRPYLADRLACTLINRGQVKAKGFRKTESGAVIMDDATRKDVISAWQERKQETVEHPFLQEKMAAGLLYHCQARLLARYLRGDLDAYPPFVIR